A window of Bradyrhizobium sp. AZCC 1719 genomic DNA:
GGTGTTCTTCATCCACATCGAGATCTGCTGCTCCGGCGAGAAATCGAACAGCATGCCTTTGCCGTCGGGGAGTTCTTTTCGGTACATCAGCCCCTGAGTCTTCTCCTCCTCCGTCGTCGCCATCTCGACCAGGAACACGCGTACGCCTGACTTGGTGGCGATCTCGAGCGGCTGAACGCTCGCGGCCTGCGCGGCAGGATTGGCGCAGAGGATGAAGAGCACCGCAGACGCCGCGGCCAGCGACGTCACCAGGCGGCCCGGGATGCGAAGCCGCGCAACCATCAAAGCGAAATTCATCAAAGCACTCACGCCGGATATCTCGGGAGAAATTGCCGGGAACCCTAACCTGAGGATTGCGGCAAATGCCAGAGGCCGCCGCGCTGAGGCGCGACGGCCGGCTCACGTTTGCGTCAATGGTACGGCAGGATCAATGCGACGACAGCGCCGACGGGCCGGTCTCCGGATGAATTTCGGCTGCCATCATGCCCTTGGACCCGGGCCCGTAGCGCACCAGCACGTACTGGCCCGGCCGCAGTTCGGTCATGCCGAAGCGGCGCAGCGTTTCCATGTGGACGAAGATGTCAGGCGTGCCCTCGCCGCAGGTCAGGAAGCCGAAACCGCGCAGCCGGTTGAACCATTTGACCTGGGCCCGCTCGAGACCGCTGGTCGGCGTAACGCTGACATGAGTCCGAGGCGGCAGCATCTGCGCCGGATGGATCGCGGTGGACTCATCCATCGAGACGATCCGGAACGCCTGATAGCCCTTGGCGCGCTGCACGCATTCGACCACCACCCGAGCGCCTTCATAGGCGGTCTGGTAGCCGTCGCGCCTGAGCACGGTGACGTGCAGCAGCACATCGGGCCAGCCATTGTCCGGCACGATGAACCCATAACCCTTCGAAGCATCGAACCATTTGATGATGCCCGATATTTCGACAAGGTTAGCTGCGGCATCGCCGAGCCCTGACAGCGCGTCCGCCGCCGGATCGCGCTGTGCGCCGGCTGCATATTCACCTGGTCCAAGCCTGTTCTGCCCTGTCCCGCCTGTCGGCGGCCCCCCGAGCTTCTTGGACCCAAATTCGTCCGACCCCATGACCCCGGACCTCACACTTCAAAAAGCGGTCCACTGTCGCCGTAGCGGACCGGAACACGCGCCCTACCATGACCATCATGATAACGCAGCGCGAATCTCTCGAATCAAAGATAACACTCCCGATTGTGGCGCATAGCTAAAAAAACAAACTGGCCTGCAACTATGAACAGGCTTGCACAGCCGCGAATCAGTTGGAGATCAATTGCCTACAAACGGTCCGAGCGTTTCTCCGATGTCGTGACGGATCACCAGATCGGCAACGTCGTCCTGTTCAGTAGGTTCATTGTTGATGATCACGAGCTTCGCGCCGCAGTTCTTGGCCATCAACGGAAAACCCGCGGCAGGCCAAACAACTAGCGACGATCCGACTGCCAGGAACAGGTCGCAATGCTGGGCCAGTTCGGTAGCGCGGCGCATCGCGTCTTCCGGCATCGCCTGTCCGAACGAGATCGTGGCCGTCTTTACCGGCTCTTCGCAGATGGTGCAGTCGGGTGCGCTGCCGGCTTCCTCGAAACGCTGCTTTACCCATGGAAGATCATAGGCATGTCCGCAGCCGATGCAGCGAGCATAAGTCGTGTTGCCGTGCAGCTCGATCACGTCATCGGCCTTAAAGCCTGACACCTGGTGTAAATTGTCGATGTTCTGGGTGATGATCGCCGGCGTCTTGCCGGCTTTGTAGAGCGAGGCCAGCGCGCGATGCCCGCGACCGGGCTTGGCCGCGGCAAACGTTGCCTCCATCGCAAAGCGTCGCCGCCAAGCCTCGGCCCGCGCGTCGGCGCTTGCAACGAATTCGTCGAACGCGATTGGGCGGTTGCGGGTCCACAGGCCGCCCGGGGAGCGGAAATCCGGAATGCCGCATTCGGTGGAAATGCCGGCTCCGGTAAAGGGAACGATACATGCGGCTTCGGCGATCATGTTGCCGAGCTGCTCGACGCCGCTGCGCAAATCCTTGGCGATCACCGCTGATATTTTCCGAATTGTTGGGCCGCGCGGATTATAGCACGGTCGTTCGGATTGCCAGACAGATGCGCCCCAGCCCGGCCGCGCATGCGCGTCGATAAGGCGGCTTTATAAAGCAACCTTATCCCGCGCTAACTCATCAAGCCGCCTTATCAAGCCCTTCGGCTCTTTGGCTTCTTCAATCTTCTTCGCTTTTGGCGCGGGTCCGCTTTCCGCCTTCTTCACCGGCTTGCCATACTGCGCCAGCTTCTCCAGTTCCGCCTCCAACTCGGCGCGGCGCGCAGCGACTTTCTCGAACAACTTATCAGTGGCGTGCTCGCGCAGGCCCGCGAGTTCTTCGATGCTCAATGAATCCAGATCGATCTTTGCCATTGGAACCTCCCGTTTGTCTTTCGCTAACGGGAACCCGCATGAGCGACAAGAATGCGCCACACCTTATCCACCGCCTTCGCTTCAGGCGGCACGCGATCACAATGCTTCCCCATTCCCCATTCACGCCCCATTCGCGCGGGCCAATGATGGCGGGCGCGAATCAAAAAACGGATGGGTGATGACGGAGAAGGAAGAAAGACTCGCGCGCGACCGTGCCGAAATCGCAGCACGCGTCGCGAGCTTCAGGCAAACCCAGCAGAAGTTCGAACGCGAGCGCGAAGAATATTACGAAACGACCTTGGCCAACGCGCTGAATGGATCCAGCCGGCCATCATTCTGGCGTTGAGGCAGAACCGGCAAGAGCACTGTTCGACTTCCGCGTAGTCGCCGACGGAAATATCGCGGCGCGGAACCCGCAATAGAATTTGCTGCGGCTGGAACCAAGCCGATGCCTCGACGTTTTCCTAACAAGTGCAGCAACCTTGCGAGAGGTGAAAGCACGAAAGCCCCGTC
This region includes:
- a CDS encoding SIR2 family NAD-dependent protein deacylase; the protein is MIAKDLRSGVEQLGNMIAEAACIVPFTGAGISTECGIPDFRSPGGLWTRNRPIAFDEFVASADARAEAWRRRFAMEATFAAAKPGRGHRALASLYKAGKTPAIITQNIDNLHQVSGFKADDVIELHGNTTYARCIGCGHAYDLPWVKQRFEEAGSAPDCTICEEPVKTATISFGQAMPEDAMRRATELAQHCDLFLAVGSSLVVWPAAGFPLMAKNCGAKLVIINNEPTEQDDVADLVIRHDIGETLGPFVGN
- a CDS encoding cold-shock protein, with the translated sequence MGSDEFGSKKLGGPPTGGTGQNRLGPGEYAAGAQRDPAADALSGLGDAAANLVEISGIIKWFDASKGYGFIVPDNGWPDVLLHVTVLRRDGYQTAYEGARVVVECVQRAKGYQAFRIVSMDESTAIHPAQMLPPRTHVSVTPTSGLERAQVKWFNRLRGFGFLTCGEGTPDIFVHMETLRRFGMTELRPGQYVLVRYGPGSKGMMAAEIHPETGPSALSSH
- a CDS encoding DUF192 domain-containing protein, encoding MNFALMVARLRIPGRLVTSLAAASAVLFILCANPAAQAASVQPLEIATKSGVRVFLVEMATTEEEKTQGLMYRKELPDGKGMLFDFSPEQQISMWMKNTYIPLDMIFIRADGRILRIAENTEPHSTKIISSGGLARGVLEVIAGTAQKYGIQPGDRVAHPLFNKR